The Proteus vulgaris genome has a segment encoding these proteins:
- the ddg gene encoding cold-induced palmitoleoyl transferase, with translation MSLELGGRIMGLCFPVNAMYRPHNNKAMEYIQTKARCRSDKGMIDRRNLKFMVMELKKGKAIWFAPDQDFGLKGTTFSPFFCVEKTSTSKGVAILAKLSGAPSLTVTLVRNENKTGKQYSLIIGKELTDYPSENIQNDTDRMNKLIETEIMRAPEQYLWAHRRFKTRPSGEASFYH, from the coding sequence ATGTCGTTAGAATTGGGTGGACGTATTATGGGGCTTTGCTTCCCAGTTAATGCAATGTATAGGCCACATAATAATAAGGCGATGGAGTACATTCAAACTAAAGCGAGATGTCGCTCTGATAAGGGGATGATTGATCGACGTAATTTAAAATTTATGGTTATGGAGTTAAAAAAAGGAAAAGCAATTTGGTTTGCTCCTGACCAGGATTTCGGTTTGAAAGGAACCACTTTTTCACCTTTCTTTTGTGTCGAAAAAACATCAACCTCAAAAGGAGTCGCAATATTAGCCAAATTGTCAGGAGCGCCTTCTTTGACTGTCACGTTAGTTAGAAATGAAAATAAGACAGGTAAGCAATATAGTTTGATTATTGGCAAAGAACTGACTGATTATCCTAGCGAGAACATTCAAAATGATACAGATAGAATGAATAAGTTGATTGAAACAGAAATCATGAGGGCGCCAGAACAATATTTATGGGCTCATAGACGATTTAAAACCC
- a CDS encoding hydrolase yields the protein MKVKNSRKYNVLLPDNRILTWYESGPEQGKPVLFCTGAGMSGVLGVDVECLNKLNIRLITPTRPGLGDSTFDPHKTLKSFSQDILFLFEHLNLKNLNVVGFSQGAVFAMALCVYCHVDKLVIVAGQDQFDYPDTRNQLTEDVVNMQQQAVNAPDALADWIKKNISANWLMNFILNYSAAVDLAVYQSANFLPVYQECMTEAFKQGNEGYTQDLLIAMQPWGFSPEDIRTPTTLWYGMKDTSTVHSPDFGTLLLQRFPNAQRYLWPEEGGALLWTKTEDIFFGLVD from the coding sequence ATGAAAGTTAAAAACTCAAGAAAATATAATGTATTATTGCCTGATAATAGAATTTTAACGTGGTATGAATCTGGCCCAGAACAAGGTAAACCTGTGTTATTTTGTACGGGGGCGGGTATGAGTGGTGTATTAGGTGTGGATGTCGAATGCCTAAATAAGCTTAATATCCGATTAATTACCCCAACTCGCCCTGGATTAGGTGATTCAACGTTTGATCCTCATAAAACGTTAAAATCTTTTTCTCAAGATATTTTATTTTTATTTGAACATCTTAATCTCAAAAATCTTAATGTAGTTGGATTTTCTCAAGGGGCTGTATTTGCTATGGCACTTTGTGTTTATTGCCATGTTGATAAATTAGTCATTGTCGCAGGACAAGATCAATTTGATTATCCTGATACTCGAAATCAGCTCACAGAAGACGTTGTTAATATGCAACAACAGGCTGTGAATGCACCCGATGCATTAGCCGATTGGATTAAGAAAAATATATCGGCAAATTGGTTGATGAACTTTATTCTAAATTACAGTGCAGCTGTTGATTTAGCTGTCTATCAATCAGCGAATTTTCTTCCTGTTTATCAAGAATGTATGACAGAAGCTTTTAAACAAGGAAATGAAGGATATACTCAAGATCTGCTTATCGCTATGCAGCCATGGGGCTTTTCACCTGAAGATATCAGAACGCCAACCACATTATGGTATGGTATGAAAGATACGAGTACCGTTCATTCTCCTGATTTTGGGACATTATTGCTTCAACGTTTTCCTAATGCACAACGATATTTATGGCCAGAAGAAGGGGGGGCACTTCTGTGGACAAAAACGGAAGATATTTTCTTCGGATTAGTTGATTAA
- a CDS encoding lysozyme inhibitor → MNKLFSISAIALVSSLITAPALAAKTDTYNCEGQKIRVSFPNEQLAVMYYSDEIIVLKEAVAASGARYVGENFQIWGKGKDEFNLATISEDDAVNGRVAEDKGRTCELVK, encoded by the coding sequence ATGAATAAGTTATTTTCTATTTCTGCTATTGCTTTAGTGTCTTCGTTAATAACAGCTCCTGCTTTAGCAGCTAAAACGGATACTTATAATTGTGAAGGTCAGAAGATTAGAGTTTCTTTCCCTAATGAACAGCTTGCTGTTATGTACTATAGTGATGAAATTATTGTGCTAAAAGAAGCTGTTGCAGCAAGCGGTGCTCGTTATGTTGGCGAGAATTTTCAAATATGGGGAAAAGGAAAAGATGAATTTAACCTCGCTACCATTTCAGAAGATGATGCAGTTAATGGACGTGTTGCTGAAGATAAAGGTCGCACATGTGAATTAGTAAAATAA
- the rob_1 gene encoding right origin-binding protein encodes MLQENVVKDIIVWIEQNLDSRLSLDIIAEKSGYTKWHFQRLFKAYTGISLGKYILARRLSCGAYALRITRCSLLDISLKYRFDSQQTFCRAFKKQFNITPSEYRKKTGWDISELIFPALETVELNANYEIVTFPSLKLASMSHQYNKPISTWNSDKKKFRKEFWRKFLKDIHTVPTELYATHRASASTLEDTMYIYSTAVDKEKLSTASNISAMSQLELPSGNYLAITFDMDDIFRFINGL; translated from the coding sequence ATGCTTCAAGAGAATGTAGTTAAAGATATCATTGTTTGGATCGAGCAAAATCTTGATTCACGCTTATCATTAGATATTATTGCTGAAAAATCAGGCTATACAAAGTGGCATTTTCAGCGTTTGTTTAAAGCATATACAGGAATATCTTTAGGAAAATACATACTCGCCCGACGTTTATCCTGCGGTGCTTACGCCTTACGAATAACGCGTTGTAGCCTATTAGATATTTCGTTGAAATATCGATTTGACTCTCAGCAAACATTTTGTCGAGCATTTAAAAAACAGTTTAATATCACGCCTTCCGAATACAGAAAAAAAACAGGTTGGGATATTAGCGAGCTTATTTTTCCAGCACTTGAAACTGTTGAACTTAACGCTAATTATGAAATTGTTACCTTCCCTTCTCTAAAATTAGCGAGTATGTCTCATCAGTATAACAAACCCATTTCAACGTGGAATTCAGACAAGAAAAAATTCAGAAAGGAATTTTGGCGTAAATTTTTGAAAGATATACACACAGTACCCACTGAATTATATGCAACACATAGAGCATCTGCGAGTACATTAGAAGATACAATGTACATTTACAGCACGGCTGTTGATAAAGAAAAACTATCAACGGCATCCAATATCTCAGCAATGTCACAATTAGAATTACCTAGTGGTAATTACTTGGCTATTACTTTTGATATGGATGATATTTTTAGATTCATTAACGGGTTATGA
- the rob_2 gene encoding right origin-binding protein, protein MIFLDSLTGYDDIIYTVYTKVLPKMNLLRRPGPDIEQYTLKESVSYDKLLNQSEKYLKKISYYIPVI, encoded by the coding sequence ATGATATTTTTAGATTCATTAACGGGTTATGATGACATTATTTATACAGTATATACAAAAGTATTGCCCAAAATGAATTTACTGCGTAGGCCTGGCCCGGATATTGAACAATATACATTAAAAGAATCTGTAAGTTACGATAAATTACTTAATCAAAGCGAGAAATATTTAAAAAAAATTAGCTACTATATCCCTGTCATTTAA
- the pepDA gene encoding exported peptidase, with protein sequence MLRNHFEGTEHDPYTNGLNGQEPWRPISVFRTYEAHVMQVRPELPQEIGEVTYVGLGMADLTAFVPYYSGLKAYPQHYGIGTNKADNDSIYWKYRKLQTLVMTDYPKLAPIVKKAYQEWEEKTALEQKEMEAKYLAMIKTDKMSADKMLNEFNLGVMASAEKLTENLTNELFTLKTKDIQDNIFFANKSKKD encoded by the coding sequence ATGCTACGTAACCACTTTGAAGGAACAGAACACGACCCTTATACCAATGGATTAAATGGTCAAGAGCCATGGCGCCCAATTAGTGTATTTAGAACTTACGAGGCACATGTTATGCAAGTCCGCCCTGAGCTTCCTCAAGAAATAGGTGAAGTCACTTATGTAGGGTTGGGTATGGCAGATCTAACTGCATTTGTTCCGTATTACAGTGGATTAAAAGCTTACCCACAACATTATGGCATAGGTACAAATAAAGCGGACAATGATTCTATTTATTGGAAATATCGTAAATTACAAACATTAGTAATGACAGACTATCCAAAGCTTGCGCCAATAGTGAAAAAAGCTTACCAAGAGTGGGAGGAAAAAACAGCATTAGAGCAAAAAGAAATGGAAGCCAAATATCTTGCTATGATTAAAACGGATAAAATGAGTGCGGATAAAATGCTTAATGAATTTAATTTAGGCGTGATGGCGAGTGCTGAAAAATTAACCGAAAATTTAACAAATGAACTATTTACGCTAAAAACAAAAGATATTCAAGATAATATTTTCTTTGCTAATAAGTCTAAAAAAGACTAA
- the pepD_1 gene encoding exported peptidase — MSLLKKSIIALSINLALVSSVLACTTLLAGSEATNDGSLIIARSADSDALKAQHFVIHPAKSNQTGNYSTKEHNGANNFTYPLPENALRYTTVPNWKTQLHGATGFNELGVGVSGTESIFASPKALSFDPYVEDTGITEDDIPDVLLSRAKTAREAIEVLGSIIETQGAGEGFGVAVVDKNELWYLEQEPDIIGLHKSYLKINILRQVTKAGYKLMILTVRMFLGSKNLVEFAVEKGLYNPEKEGTFNFSKAYTRDDERDRTYNDPRVWIIQQQFNPSLKQAVDDGRNFAPLLTPEKKSFY, encoded by the coding sequence ATGTCTTTACTCAAAAAAAGTATTATTGCCTTATCTATTAACCTTGCATTGGTTTCTTCTGTTTTGGCCTGCACCACTTTGTTAGCTGGAAGTGAAGCAACAAATGATGGTTCTTTGATTATCGCTCGTAGTGCAGATAGTGATGCATTAAAAGCACAACATTTTGTTATTCATCCAGCTAAATCAAATCAAACAGGAAATTACAGTACAAAAGAACACAATGGCGCTAATAATTTTACTTATCCATTACCAGAAAATGCATTACGTTATACCACTGTTCCTAATTGGAAAACACAGCTACACGGTGCAACAGGATTTAATGAGTTAGGAGTTGGTGTTAGCGGTACAGAATCGATTTTTGCTTCACCTAAAGCACTTTCTTTTGATCCCTATGTTGAAGACACAGGGATAACGGAAGATGATATTCCGGACGTGCTTCTTTCAAGAGCGAAAACAGCTCGTGAAGCGATTGAAGTACTAGGTAGCATTATTGAAACACAAGGTGCTGGTGAAGGGTTTGGTGTTGCCGTTGTTGATAAAAACGAACTTTGGTATTTAGAACAGGAACCGGACATCATTGGATTGCACAAAAGTTACCTAAAGATAAATATTTTGCGACAGGTAACCAAGGCAGGTTACAAACTTATGATATTAACAGTAAGGATGTTTTTAGGCTCTAAAAATTTAGTGGAGTTTGCGGTTGAAAAAGGACTTTATAATCCTGAAAAAGAGGGGACATTTAATTTTTCTAAAGCGTATACCCGTGATGATGAACGGGATCGCACCTATAACGATCCACGGGTTTGGATCATTCAGCAACAATTTAATCCATCATTAAAACAAGCTGTGGATGATGGACGTAATTTCGCCCCTTTATTAACGCCAGAAAAAAAAAGTTTCTATTGA
- the lysR_1 gene encoding LysR-family transcriptional regulator produces MAMDIKRTSWSGGWATLRDLEIIQTVIDHGSVTNAAERLGISQPAVSQTLNQIEKRCGKKLFIRENNKLVPNSDALLLYEEITNIADSFNRLSHFHRQEKKRSLRILVPPTLAYGFINQVTALFIKKYQINVHLEISRSEQLLSLIAKEQADIAITDNMTINSNYNLTQIPMRETQIICAIPKMHDLCTKKTITSDDLHEQSFIALVKSNIGRTVIDRVLHKSKSRPNIIAEVSDQETAMTFVKNGLGISLINSFPIIETEGVIYREFTPTIMSNICFFTSKKIEHETQLYIEFIKEHQPKTSLLSTPIK; encoded by the coding sequence ATGGCAATGGATATAAAAAGAACCTCTTGGTCAGGAGGATGGGCTACGTTACGCGATCTTGAAATTATACAAACTGTGATCGATCATGGGAGTGTAACTAATGCCGCAGAGCGGCTTGGCATATCTCAACCCGCAGTAAGTCAAACATTAAATCAGATAGAAAAGCGTTGTGGTAAAAAATTATTCATTCGTGAAAATAACAAGCTCGTGCCTAACTCTGATGCATTGTTGCTTTACGAAGAAATCACCAATATAGCCGACTCTTTCAACCGATTAAGTCATTTCCATCGTCAAGAAAAAAAACGAAGCTTACGTATTTTAGTTCCTCCAACGTTAGCCTATGGATTTATAAATCAAGTCACGGCTCTTTTTATCAAAAAATACCAAATTAATGTTCATTTAGAAATATCAAGGAGTGAACAACTACTATCTTTAATAGCAAAAGAGCAAGCTGATATCGCCATTACTGATAATATGACGATCAATAGCAATTATAATTTGACACAAATACCAATGAGAGAAACTCAAATTATTTGCGCAATTCCTAAAATGCATGATCTATGTACAAAAAAAACGATCACATCTGATGATTTACATGAGCAATCTTTTATTGCATTAGTAAAAAGCAATATTGGCCGTACTGTTATTGACAGAGTGCTCCATAAATCAAAATCTAGACCTAACATTATTGCTGAAGTCTCTGATCAAGAAACAGCAATGACATTTGTAAAAAATGGTTTAGGAATAAGTTTAATTAATTCATTTCCTATTATTGAAACAGAAGGTGTTATTTATAGAGAATTTACACCAACAATTATGAGTAATATCTGTTTCTTTACATCGAAAAAAATTGAGCATGAAACTCAACTCTATATTGAGTTCATCAAAGAGCATCAACCAAAAACCTCGTTACTTTCAACTCCCATTAAATAG
- the iaaH_1 gene encoding putative aminohydrolase produces the protein MKPIQVNKLIEWRRAFHQFPEIGWAEFVTTGTIITLLRDMDIEVKAGPHILCRESILGRDEELVKEAIKIAKEKEISTELLTEMDGLTGCMAIIDTEIPGPTFAFRFDIDCVYVQESNDENHLPNKQGFASCRSGLMHACGHDGHTAIGLGLAHWLKQNIHVLRGKYKLIFQPAEEGVRGARAISDSGILDDTDYFMGMHIGCNLKKGEVALDPFDFLCTTKLDIFLKGKVANATDEPEKGTNALVGACFLANEILATPRHGKGMTRVNVGTLIAGENRSLIPSSAKMQLEVRGQDAEITKYLFDNIKKYTAGIASAYHLETKIEVTGEATNFRNDPEMINLMQAIIDTHPELLNVTLPLGGSEDVSLMVRRVQEQGGKAIFFLVGADQSDGHHKEKFDIDEEALSIGLTLFTEGILSILNIPN, from the coding sequence ATGAAGCCGATCCAAGTAAATAAGTTAATAGAATGGCGTAGGGCTTTTCACCAGTTTCCAGAAATTGGTTGGGCCGAGTTTGTAACTACGGGAACGATAATAACGTTATTGCGTGATATGGATATTGAAGTCAAAGCTGGGCCACATATTCTTTGTCGGGAAAGTATTTTAGGGCGAGATGAAGAATTAGTTAAAGAAGCAATCAAAATAGCAAAAGAAAAAGAAATCAGCACTGAGCTATTAACTGAAATGGATGGTCTGACAGGATGCATGGCTATTATTGATACAGAAATTCCTGGTCCTACATTTGCCTTTCGTTTTGATATTGATTGTGTTTATGTCCAAGAATCAAATGACGAAAATCATCTACCTAATAAACAGGGGTTCGCCTCATGCCGTTCTGGGTTAATGCATGCTTGTGGTCATGATGGGCATACTGCGATAGGGCTTGGTTTAGCGCATTGGTTAAAACAAAATATTCACGTTTTACGTGGAAAATATAAATTAATATTTCAACCCGCAGAAGAAGGAGTAAGAGGCGCAAGAGCAATAAGTGACAGTGGGATCTTAGATGATACTGATTATTTTATGGGAATGCATATTGGATGTAATTTAAAAAAAGGTGAAGTTGCACTCGATCCTTTTGATTTTCTTTGTACAACTAAATTAGATATTTTTTTAAAAGGAAAAGTCGCTAATGCTACGGATGAGCCAGAAAAAGGCACTAATGCATTAGTGGGAGCTTGTTTTTTAGCTAATGAAATATTAGCAACACCAAGACACGGCAAAGGAATGACGAGAGTAAATGTTGGAACCTTAATTGCAGGTGAAAATCGTAGCCTTATTCCTAGTTCTGCGAAGATGCAACTGGAAGTCCGTGGACAAGATGCTGAAATAACAAAATATTTATTTGATAATATAAAAAAATATACTGCTGGTATTGCATCTGCTTATCATTTAGAAACAAAAATAGAAGTTACTGGTGAAGCGACAAATTTTAGAAATGATCCTGAAATGATAAACCTCATGCAAGCTATTATCGATACACATCCAGAATTACTAAATGTCACATTACCTTTGGGCGGGAGTGAAGATGTTTCACTGATGGTAAGACGAGTACAAGAGCAAGGCGGGAAAGCGATATTCTTTTTAGTGGGAGCAGACCAAAGTGACGGGCATCATAAAGAAAAATTTGATATTGATGAAGAAGCGCTTTCCATCGGTTTAACGCTTTTTACTGAAGGTATTTTATCTATTCTTAATATACCTAATTAA
- the cbpM gene encoding chaperone-modulator protein CbpM, translating into MGQLTTTVFTVTEFCHHTGISNDELNEFVSLGMIEPLEIETQEWYFDDHALVITHRALKLHKELALDWHGIAIALTLLDENEQLKQENKQLRQQLMRFIDES; encoded by the coding sequence ATGGGTCAATTAACAACAACCGTATTTACTGTTACTGAGTTTTGTCATCATACCGGGATCTCAAATGACGAACTTAACGAATTTGTCTCTCTTGGCATGATCGAGCCATTAGAAATTGAAACCCAAGAGTGGTATTTTGATGATCATGCACTTGTGATAACGCATCGTGCATTAAAACTTCATAAAGAACTCGCATTAGATTGGCATGGGATTGCTATAGCGCTGACATTATTAGATGAAAATGAGCAGCTAAAACAAGAAAATAAACAATTACGCCAGCAACTAATGCGATTTATTGATGAATCTTGA
- the cbpA_1 gene encoding curved DNA-binding protein CbpA — MLTIPAGSQAGQKLRIKGKGLVSKKVSGDLYAILKIVMPPKPDEKTRELWQQIADIQTDYNPRKDWENK; from the coding sequence TTGTTAACTATTCCAGCGGGAAGTCAAGCAGGGCAAAAATTACGTATTAAAGGAAAAGGATTGGTTAGCAAAAAAGTGAGTGGTGATTTATATGCAATTTTAAAAATTGTGATGCCACCTAAACCAGATGAAAAAACACGCGAATTATGGCAACAAATTGCAGATATTCAGACCGATTATAATCCACGTAAAGATTGGGAGAATAAATAA
- the cbpA_2 gene encoding curved DNA-binding protein CbpA, protein MELKDYYAIMGVKPTDDTKTIKTAYRRLAKKYHPDVSKEPNAEERFKEIAQAWEILGDEQRRAEYDELWAHRNDPKFKQFTQQHSNTNQETFSQEDFDDIYASFFGQRSPFEERRAHQSFKQRGHDLEIELAIFLEESQEEHKRTISYHLPVYNVFGIVEKEIPKTLNIKIPAGVIDGQRIRLKGQGTRGENGGENGDLWLTIRIAPHPLFDIKGHDLEIVVPVAPWGSGIRYKNSYTYNKRENIVNYSSGKSSRAKITY, encoded by the coding sequence ATGGAATTAAAGGATTACTACGCCATAATGGGTGTTAAACCTACAGATGATACTAAAACGATTAAAACGGCATATCGCCGTTTAGCCAAAAAATATCATCCTGATGTCAGTAAAGAGCCGAATGCTGAAGAGCGTTTTAAAGAAATTGCTCAAGCATGGGAAATATTAGGGGATGAACAACGAAGAGCGGAATATGATGAACTTTGGGCACATCGTAATGATCCTAAGTTTAAGCAATTTACACAACAACATTCGAATACAAATCAAGAAACTTTTAGCCAAGAAGATTTTGATGATATTTATGCTTCATTCTTCGGTCAACGTTCTCCATTTGAAGAGCGCAGAGCTCATCAGTCTTTTAAACAACGAGGACATGATTTAGAAATAGAATTAGCTATCTTTTTAGAAGAGTCGCAAGAAGAACATAAACGCACAATTAGCTATCATTTACCGGTTTATAATGTTTTTGGGATCGTAGAAAAAGAAATACCTAAAACATTAAATATTAAAATTCCTGCGGGTGTTATTGATGGGCAACGAATTCGTTTAAAAGGTCAGGGAACTCGAGGTGAAAATGGCGGAGAGAATGGTGATTTATGGCTAACAATTCGTATTGCTCCTCATCCTCTGTTTGATATCAAAGGCCATGATTTAGAAATAGTCGTTCCGGTTGCTCCTTGGGGAAGCGGCATTAGGTACAAAAATTCCTATACCTACAATAAAAGAGAAAATATTGTTAACTATTCCAGCGGGAAGTCAAGCAGGGCAAAAATTACGTATTAA
- the yeaR gene encoding tellurite resistance protein TehB, which yields MERIIIPTHYVHIRSTPLWTKDTAPKSIWERHLDKGTRQGVYPKLSVMQGMIVYYAYADEFSPEPTETLVINAGEFGVFPPETWHKIEAKTEDTVFNVDFYVDPKILAEG from the coding sequence ATGGAACGAATTATTATTCCCACTCACTATGTCCATATACGATCAACGCCACTTTGGACTAAAGACACTGCACCTAAATCTATTTGGGAAAGACATTTAGACAAAGGAACGCGTCAAGGGGTTTACCCTAAGCTCTCAGTTATGCAAGGAATGATTGTTTATTACGCATATGCAGATGAATTTAGCCCAGAGCCAACAGAAACATTAGTAATTAATGCAGGTGAATTTGGTGTATTCCCACCAGAAACATGGCACAAAATAGAAGCAAAAACTGAAGATACTGTTTTTAATGTCGATTTTTATGTCGACCCTAAAATACTTGCCGAAGGTTAA
- the allS_1 gene encoding LysR-family transcriptional regulator, with translation MNYSIETLRTFVEAASLKSFSATARKLNKSQSTVSSTIAGFEDDMGFELFERKGRESTLTFAGQKVLSLVEDILAADERLQALRIDLSSEMEPRLSCVFSDMYQPPYSEQLLKILDTEFPHLEFEFLVAENDDVINMLQNNQAHIGMMESRIEYPADIAFARLPVSGKLGLYAHKTHPLVKEKKINYQHLTMHRQLRLSSRAQFAINSEKNWLAPNYLLLLEMAEQEMGWAILPTWLVEQFGHNLLVSLNYDQFPKKIDIDLVWSRSNPPGKAGYWMIDRLLKNDLKFSL, from the coding sequence ATGAATTATTCTATAGAAACTTTGCGTACATTTGTTGAAGCTGCTTCATTAAAATCATTTTCTGCAACAGCAAGGAAATTAAATAAAAGTCAATCTACTGTGAGTAGCACGATTGCCGGATTCGAAGATGATATGGGCTTTGAGCTATTTGAGCGAAAAGGGCGAGAATCAACGCTGACTTTTGCAGGACAAAAAGTGTTGAGCTTGGTTGAGGACATATTAGCTGCTGATGAACGATTACAAGCATTAAGAATAGACCTCTCTTCAGAAATGGAGCCTCGTTTAAGTTGTGTATTTTCTGATATGTACCAGCCCCCTTATTCTGAACAGCTTTTAAAAATTCTGGATACAGAATTTCCACATCTTGAATTTGAGTTTCTTGTTGCTGAGAATGATGATGTGATTAATATGTTACAAAATAATCAGGCGCATATTGGTATGATGGAATCGCGAATAGAATATCCTGCTGATATTGCTTTTGCTCGTTTGCCTGTGAGTGGCAAGTTAGGATTATATGCACATAAAACACATCCACTGGTGAAAGAAAAGAAAATTAACTATCAACACTTAACAATGCATCGTCAATTAAGGCTAAGTAGCCGTGCTCAATTCGCGATTAATAGTGAAAAGAACTGGCTAGCACCTAATTATTTATTGTTACTTGAAATGGCAGAGCAAGAAATGGGATGGGCGATATTACCTACATGGTTAGTCGAGCAATTTGGACATAATTTGTTAGTCAGTCTGAATTATGATCAATTCCCTAAGAAAATAGATATTGATCTAGTATGGTCGAGAAGTAATCCCCCCGGAAAAGCAGGATATTGGATGATAGATAGACTTTTGAAAAATGATCTTAAATTTTCTCTCTAG
- a CDS encoding Predicted membrane protein — translation MSQYQKTFTERVFHAVSFEAIAIAITAPLSAWLLERSIFQMGTVAIVLSTLAMLLNLFYNMIFDHYWPLSKGSRPTKIRIIHAIGFEFSFVIIGLPILALLLDMSLWNAFLLEIGFFVFFLFYTYAFNLSYDKLRESWFNRKEKTIIARN, via the coding sequence ATGAGCCAATATCAAAAAACATTTACTGAGCGCGTTTTTCACGCTGTTTCATTTGAAGCGATTGCTATTGCCATAACGGCACCGCTTAGTGCATGGCTTTTGGAGCGCTCAATTTTTCAGATGGGTACAGTCGCTATTGTCTTATCAACATTAGCTATGTTGCTAAATCTTTTTTATAACATGATTTTTGATCACTATTGGCCTTTGTCAAAAGGCTCAAGACCAACAAAAATACGTATTATACATGCAATTGGTTTTGAGTTTAGCTTTGTGATCATAGGATTACCGATATTGGCACTTTTATTAGATATGTCATTATGGAATGCATTCTTATTAGAAATTGGCTTCTTTGTCTTTTTCCTTTTTTATACTTATGCATTTAATCTTAGCTACGATAAATTACGTGAAAGTTGGTTTAATCGCAAAGAAAAGACTATTATCGCACGTAACTAA